The following proteins come from a genomic window of Flavobacteriaceae bacterium MAR_2010_188:
- a CDS encoding bacterial peptide chain release factor 3 (bRF-3), whose protein sequence is MSFKKELERRRTFGIISHPDAGKTTLTEKLLLFGGAIQEAGAVKSNKIKKGATSDFMEIERQRGISVATSVLAFNYNGIKINILDTPGHKDFAEDTFRTLTAVDSVIVVIDVAKGVEEQTEKLVEVCRMRNIPMIVFINKLDREGKDAFDLLDEVEQKLGLRVVPLSFPIGMGYDFKGIYNLWEKNINLFSGDSRKDIEETIEISDLDSPELVKLVGEKAAQTLRDDIELVDGIYPDFDKEAYLNGEQQPVFFGSALNNFGVRELLDCFVEIAPRPRPKKSEERLVMPDEDQFSGFVFKIHANMDPNHRDRLAFVKIVSGKFERNKPYLHVRHDKNLKFSSPNAFFAEKKEIVDVSYPGDIVGLHDTGNFKIGDTLTEGEKIHYKGIPSFSPEHFRYINNADPMKSKQLNKGIDQLMDEGVAQLFTLELNGRKVIGTVGALQYEVIQYRLEHEYGAKCTYENLNVHKACWVEPKNPKSEEFLEFLRVKQRFLAKDKRNQLVFLADSSFSLQMTQQKYPNIKFHFTSEFD, encoded by the coding sequence ATGAGTTTTAAAAAAGAACTAGAGAGAAGACGGACCTTTGGTATTATCTCACATCCGGATGCCGGAAAGACCACTTTGACCGAAAAGTTACTTTTATTTGGTGGTGCTATACAAGAAGCTGGCGCCGTTAAAAGTAATAAGATAAAGAAAGGGGCCACTTCAGATTTTATGGAAATTGAACGTCAGAGAGGTATTTCTGTTGCAACCTCGGTTCTGGCTTTTAACTATAATGGTATTAAAATTAATATCCTTGATACACCAGGGCACAAGGATTTTGCTGAAGATACATTCCGTACCCTCACAGCGGTAGATAGTGTAATTGTGGTTATTGATGTTGCCAAAGGTGTAGAAGAACAGACAGAGAAATTAGTGGAGGTCTGCCGTATGCGCAACATTCCCATGATTGTTTTTATCAATAAATTAGATAGAGAAGGTAAAGATGCTTTTGACCTATTAGATGAAGTTGAACAAAAGTTGGGCCTTAGAGTTGTTCCCTTAAGTTTTCCTATTGGGATGGGCTACGATTTTAAAGGAATCTATAATCTTTGGGAAAAGAATATTAACCTATTTAGTGGCGATAGCCGTAAGGATATCGAAGAAACCATAGAGATTTCAGATCTAGATTCACCTGAATTAGTAAAGTTAGTTGGTGAGAAAGCGGCACAGACTCTACGGGACGATATAGAATTAGTAGACGGCATTTATCCAGATTTTGATAAAGAAGCTTATCTAAATGGAGAACAGCAACCAGTATTTTTTGGTTCTGCGTTAAATAATTTTGGGGTGAGGGAATTATTGGATTGCTTCGTTGAAATCGCTCCGAGGCCACGTCCAAAGAAAAGTGAGGAACGTTTGGTCATGCCAGATGAAGATCAGTTTAGCGGTTTTGTATTTAAGATTCATGCTAATATGGATCCTAACCACCGTGACCGTCTGGCTTTCGTTAAAATTGTTTCCGGTAAGTTTGAAAGAAATAAACCTTACTTACATGTTAGGCACGATAAAAACTTAAAGTTTTCTAGCCCAAACGCCTTCTTTGCTGAAAAGAAAGAGATTGTAGATGTATCTTATCCTGGTGACATTGTTGGTTTACACGATACCGGTAACTTTAAGATTGGCGATACTTTAACCGAAGGTGAAAAGATTCACTATAAAGGTATTCCAAGTTTTTCTCCTGAACACTTTCGTTACATCAATAATGCGGACCCAATGAAATCCAAACAGTTGAATAAAGGAATTGATCAGCTTATGGACGAGGGTGTTGCACAATTGTTCACATTAGAACTAAACGGCAGAAAAGTTATTGGTACGGTTGGCGCGCTTCAATATGAAGTTATTCAATATCGATTAGAGCACGAATATGGCGCTAAATGTACTTATGAAAACCTTAATGTACACAAAGCGTGCTGGGTTGAGCCTAAGAATCCAAAGAGCGAAGAGTTCTTAGAATTTTTGAGGGTGAAACAACGATTCCTAGCAAAGGATAAAAGAAATCAACTTGTATTTTTAGCCGATTCATCATTTTCCTTGCAGATGACTCAACAAAAATATCCTAATATTAAGTTCCATTTTACTTCGGAATTTGACTAA
- a CDS encoding Uncharacterized Fe-S cluster protein YjdI — MNVNSTVFSNSDITVTYTPRVCINAERCAKELSEVFRQSVIPWIDIDGASAKKIEKQVKKCPSGALQCIRNRKVA; from the coding sequence ATGAATGTTAATTCTACTGTTTTCAGTAATAGCGATATTACTGTTACCTACACTCCACGAGTTTGCATAAATGCCGAGCGTTGTGCTAAAGAACTCTCCGAAGTATTTCGACAATCTGTAATTCCCTGGATAGATATTGACGGTGCCTCTGCGAAGAAAATCGAGAAGCAAGTCAAGAAGTGTCCCTCTGGAGCATTGCAATGTATCCGCAACAGAAAAGTTGCTTAA
- a CDS encoding DNA-directed RNA polymerase subunit beta': MARRQEKNTIQRFNKISIGLASPESVLAASRGEVLKPETINYRTHKPERDGLFCERIFGPVKDFECACGKYKRIRYKGIVCDRCGVEVTEKKVRRDRVGHINLVVPVAHIWYFRSLPNKIGYLLGLPSKRLDMIIYYERYVVIQPGNAKNIDGEPLKKMDFLTEEEYLNILESLPQENQYLDENDPNKFIAKMGAECLIDLLARIDLDELSYDLRHKANNETSKQRKMEALKRLQVVEAFRDSNANRENKPEWMIMKAIPIIPPELRPLVPLDGGRFATSDLNDLYRRVIIRNNRLKRLVEIKAPEVILRNEKRMLQESVDSLFDNTRKASAVKTDSNRPLKSLSDSLKGKQGRFRQNLLGKRVDYSARSVIVVGPELKLFECGLPKNMAAELYKPFIIRKLIERGIVKTVKSAKKIIDRKEPVVWDILENVLKGHPVLLNRAPTLHRLGIQAFQPKLIEGKAIQLHPLVCTAFNADFDGDQMAVHLPLGPEAILESQLLMLASHNILNPANGSPVTVPSQDMVLGLYYMTKERKSTDEVKIKGEGLTFYSPDEVVIAYNEKKVDLNASIRVRTKDFNENKELVSQIIETTVGRVLFNATVPAKAGYINQVLTKKSLRDIIGNILKKTSVPETAEFLDEIKTLGYKFAFQGGLSFSLGDIIIPAEKQDMIDKANTLVDGIMVNYNMGLITNNERYNQVIDIWTSTNAELTELSMKRIREDQQGFNSVYMMLDSGARGSKEQIRQLTGMRGLMAKPKKSNAGGGEIIENPILSNFKEGLSILEYFISTHGARKGLADTALKTADAGYLTRRLVDVSQDVIIYSEDCGTLRGIEVSALKKNEEVVEKLSDRIVGRTSLNDVYNPVTEELIVKAGGHIYEDIAEKIEDSPIESLEVRSALTCEAKQGICSMCYGRNLATGKMVQRGEAVGVVAAQSIGEPGTQLTLRTFHVGGIAGNISEENKLTVKYDGIAEIEDLKTVTSVDTEGNKVNVVISRTSELKLVDAKTGITLSTNNIPYGSFIYVKSGDKVKKGDLICKWDPYNGVIISEFAGKVKYENIEQGITYQVEIDEQTGFQEKVISDSRNKKLIPTLHIEDKKGETIRSYNLPVGAHLMIDDGEKIDVGKILVKIPRKSAKAGDITGGLPRVTELFEARNPSNPAVVSEIDGVVSFGKIKRGNREIIIESKLGEIKKYLVKLSNQILVQENDYVKAGMPLSDGSITPDDILNIKGPSAVQQYLVNEVQEVYRLQGVKINDKHFEVVVRQMMRKVRIIDSGDTIFLENQLVHKSDFIEENDKIFGMKVVEDAGDSSKLKPGQILTLRDLRDENSILRREDKKLVTARDADAATATPILQGITRASLQTKSFISAASFQETTKVLNEAAVSAKVDDLDGLKENVIVGHRIPAGTGVRKFENIIVGSREEFDQMMRAKQEMNLS, translated from the coding sequence ATGGCAAGAAGACAAGAAAAGAATACTATTCAGAGGTTTAACAAAATCTCTATAGGTTTAGCATCACCAGAATCTGTGTTGGCAGCTTCTAGAGGTGAGGTGTTAAAACCTGAAACCATCAATTACCGTACTCATAAGCCGGAAAGAGATGGATTGTTCTGTGAGCGTATTTTTGGTCCAGTAAAGGATTTTGAATGTGCCTGTGGAAAATATAAAAGAATCCGATATAAAGGAATCGTTTGTGATCGATGTGGTGTTGAGGTTACTGAGAAAAAAGTAAGAAGAGATAGAGTTGGTCATATTAATTTAGTTGTACCTGTTGCGCACATTTGGTATTTCCGTTCATTGCCTAACAAAATTGGGTATCTGCTAGGATTGCCATCCAAGAGATTGGATATGATTATCTATTACGAGCGTTATGTGGTTATTCAACCGGGTAATGCTAAAAATATTGATGGAGAGCCATTAAAAAAGATGGATTTCTTAACTGAAGAAGAGTATTTGAATATTCTTGAATCACTTCCACAGGAAAATCAATATCTAGATGAAAATGATCCTAATAAATTCATCGCTAAGATGGGAGCTGAATGTCTTATTGACCTTTTGGCAAGAATCGATTTAGATGAACTTTCTTATGATTTAAGACATAAAGCGAATAACGAAACATCTAAACAACGTAAGATGGAGGCATTAAAACGTCTTCAGGTTGTTGAAGCTTTCAGGGATTCTAACGCTAACAGGGAGAACAAACCTGAGTGGATGATCATGAAGGCTATTCCAATTATCCCACCAGAATTAAGACCTTTGGTGCCTTTGGATGGTGGACGTTTCGCGACTTCAGATTTAAATGACCTTTATAGAAGGGTAATTATTAGAAACAACCGTCTTAAGAGATTGGTGGAGATTAAAGCGCCAGAGGTAATCTTGCGTAATGAGAAACGTATGCTTCAAGAATCCGTTGATTCCTTGTTCGACAATACTCGTAAAGCTTCAGCAGTTAAGACCGATTCCAATAGACCATTAAAATCCCTGTCAGATTCATTAAAAGGAAAACAAGGACGTTTCCGTCAAAACCTTTTAGGTAAACGTGTTGATTATTCAGCTCGTTCGGTAATTGTTGTTGGACCAGAATTAAAATTGTTTGAATGTGGATTGCCAAAGAATATGGCGGCCGAACTTTACAAACCTTTTATCATCAGAAAACTGATTGAAAGAGGAATCGTAAAAACGGTAAAATCTGCTAAGAAAATAATAGATAGAAAAGAGCCAGTAGTTTGGGATATCTTGGAAAACGTTCTTAAAGGACATCCAGTTCTTCTAAACCGTGCTCCAACTTTGCACAGACTTGGTATCCAAGCTTTTCAGCCTAAATTAATCGAAGGTAAGGCTATTCAACTTCACCCATTGGTATGTACTGCGTTTAACGCGGATTTTGATGGTGACCAGATGGCGGTACATTTACCACTTGGACCAGAAGCTATTTTGGAGTCCCAACTTTTAATGTTGGCTTCACATAATATTTTGAACCCTGCAAATGGTTCACCAGTAACTGTTCCTTCTCAGGATATGGTACTTGGTTTATATTATATGACCAAAGAGCGTAAGTCTACTGACGAAGTTAAAATTAAAGGTGAAGGTCTTACTTTCTATTCTCCAGATGAAGTGGTTATCGCTTACAACGAGAAAAAGGTTGATCTTAACGCTTCGATAAGAGTTAGAACAAAAGACTTTAATGAAAATAAAGAACTTGTTTCTCAAATTATTGAGACCACAGTTGGTAGAGTTTTATTTAACGCTACTGTACCAGCAAAAGCAGGTTACATTAACCAAGTATTGACCAAAAAATCACTGCGTGATATTATTGGTAATATCTTGAAGAAAACAAGTGTTCCTGAAACAGCTGAGTTCTTAGATGAAATCAAGACTTTAGGATATAAGTTCGCCTTCCAAGGTGGGTTATCATTTAGTTTGGGAGATATCATTATCCCTGCTGAGAAGCAAGATATGATTGATAAGGCAAATACTTTGGTAGACGGAATTATGGTCAACTATAATATGGGTCTTATTACCAACAACGAAAGATATAACCAAGTTATTGATATCTGGACCTCTACAAATGCTGAATTGACCGAGTTGTCGATGAAACGTATTCGTGAAGACCAACAAGGTTTCAACTCAGTGTATATGATGCTTGACTCTGGTGCGAGGGGTTCTAAAGAACAAATCCGTCAGTTAACAGGTATGCGTGGATTAATGGCGAAACCTAAGAAATCTAATGCAGGAGGTGGGGAGATTATTGAAAACCCAATTCTTTCTAACTTTAAGGAAGGACTTTCAATTTTAGAGTACTTTATCTCAACTCACGGTGCTCGTAAAGGTCTTGCCGATACGGCTCTTAAAACTGCCGATGCTGGTTACTTAACCAGACGTTTGGTAGACGTTTCTCAAGATGTAATTATCTACAGCGAAGACTGTGGTACTCTAAGAGGTATCGAAGTTTCAGCTTTAAAGAAAAATGAAGAAGTTGTAGAGAAACTATCTGATAGAATCGTTGGTCGTACGTCATTAAATGATGTTTATAATCCTGTAACAGAAGAACTTATTGTTAAGGCAGGTGGACATATTTACGAAGATATCGCTGAGAAGATTGAAGATTCTCCGATAGAATCTTTAGAAGTTCGTTCTGCGTTAACCTGTGAGGCAAAACAAGGAATCTGTTCTATGTGTTACGGACGTAACCTTGCAACCGGTAAGATGGTGCAAAGAGGTGAAGCTGTAGGTGTAGTTGCTGCTCAATCTATTGGGGAGCCAGGTACACAGTTAACGCTTCGTACATTCCACGTGGGTGGTATTGCGGGTAACATTTCAGAAGAAAATAAATTAACCGTTAAGTATGACGGTATTGCAGAAATAGAAGATCTTAAAACTGTTACAAGTGTAGATACAGAAGGCAATAAGGTAAATGTTGTAATCTCTAGAACTTCAGAATTGAAGTTGGTCGATGCCAAAACCGGTATTACTTTGAGTACAAATAATATTCCTTATGGTTCATTTATCTATGTGAAGAGTGGTGATAAGGTTAAGAAAGGCGATCTAATTTGCAAGTGGGATCCATATAACGGTGTTATTATTTCAGAATTTGCTGGTAAAGTTAAATATGAAAACATCGAACAAGGAATCACCTATCAAGTTGAGATTGATGAACAAACTGGTTTCCAAGAAAAAGTTATTTCTGATTCTAGAAACAAGAAGTTAATCCCGACCCTTCATATTGAAGATAAGAAAGGTGAAACTATCCGTTCTTATAACTTACCGGTTGGAGCTCACTTAATGATCGACGACGGCGAGAAGATTGATGTTGGTAAGATTTTGGTGAAGATTCCTAGAAAATCAGCGAAAGCTGGTGATATTACAGGGGGTCTTCCTAGGGTAACCGAGCTTTTCGAAGCACGTAACCCATCAAATCCTGCTGTTGTTAGTGAAATTGACGGTGTTGTTTCCTTTGGAAAAATCAAGAGAGGTAATCGTGAGATAATAATCGAATCTAAATTAGGTGAGATTAAAAAATATCTTGTGAAACTTTCTAACCAAATCTTGGTACAAGAAAATGATTACGTTAAAGCTGGTATGCCACTTTCTGATGGTTCTATCACTCCAGATGATATTCTTAACATCAAAGGCCCATCTGCTGTTCAACAGTATTTGGTTAACGAAGTACAAGAAGTTTATCGTTTGCAAGGTGTGAAGATTAATGATAAGCATTTCGAAGTTGTAGTAAGACAGATGATGCGTAAAGTTAGAATCATTGATTCTGGTGATACCATTTTCCTTGAAAACCAATTGGTACATAAGTCTGACTTTATCGAAGAAAATGATAAAATCTTTGGAATGAAGGTTGTTGAAGACGCGGGTGATTCATCTAAATTGAAGCCTGGTCAGATACTTACTCTTAGAGATCTAAGGGATGAAAATTCTATTCTTCGAAGAGAAGATAAGAAATTGGTAACCGCAAGGGATGCAGATGCAGCCACTGCTACGCCAATCCTTCAGGGTATTACTAGAGCGTCACTTCAGACTAAATCATTTATCAGTGCGGCATCTTTCCAAGAAACCACTAAAGTATTGAACGAAGCTGCAGTTAGCGCTAAAGTCGATGATCTAGATGGTCTTAAGGAGAATGTAATTGTAGGTCATAGAATACCTGCAGGTACTGGAGTTCGTAAGTTCGAGAACATTATTGTTGGATCAAGGGAAGAGTTTGACCAAATGATGAGAGCTAAACAAGAGATGAACTTATCTTAA
- a CDS encoding DNA-directed RNA polymerase subunit beta — protein MLAKQAERLNFSSIVNRTDYPDFLDIQIKSFQDFFQLETKSEERGNEGLYNTFMENFPITDTRNQFVLEFLDYFIDPPRYSIEECIERGLTYSVPLKARLKLYCTDPEHEDFETIVQDVYLGTIPYMTPSGTFVINGAERVVVSQLHRSPGVFFSQSFHANGTKLYSARVIPFKGSWIEFATDINSVMYAYIDRKKKLPVTTLFRAIGFERDKDILEIFDLAEEVKVSKTGLKKVLGRKLAARVLNTWHEDFVDEDTGEVVSIERNEIVLDRDTTIDKDNIEEILEAGVKTVLLHKESAQQGDYAIIHNTLQKDPTNSEKEAVEHIYRQLRNAEPPDEETARGIIDKLFFSDQRYSLGEVGRYRMNKKLGLDIGMDKQVLTKEDIITIIKYLIELINSKAEIDDIDHLSNRRVRTVGEQLSSQFGVGLARMARTIRERMNVRDNEVFTPIDLINAKTLSSVINSFFGTNQLSQFMDQTNPLAEITHKRRLSALGPGGLSRERAGFEVRDVHYTHYGRLCPIETPEGPNIGLISSLSVFAKVNSMGFIETPYRKVDNGVVDIKNIPTYLSAEEEEDALIAQATIKVDEKGKILADKIIARQEGDFPVIDPINVNYTDVAPNQIASISASLIPFLEHDDANRALMGSNMMRQAVPLLRPEAPIVGTGLERQVASDSRVLINAEGDGTVEYVDANEITIKYDRSEEAALVSFESDTKTYPLVKFRKTNQGTSINLKPIVEKGDKVVRGQVLCEGYATQNGELALGRNMKVAFMPWKGYNFEDAIVISEKVVRDDIFTSIHIDEYSLEVRDTKLGNEELTNDIPNVSEEATKDLDENGMIRIGAEIKPGDILIGKITPKGESDPTPEEKLLRAIFGDKAGDVKDASLKASPSLHGVVIEKKLFSRAIKDKRKRAKDKEDIETLETIYDKKFDDLKDVLVDKLFQLVNGKTAQGIYNDLGEEIIPKGKKYTLKMLNAVDDYAHLTSGTWTTDDHMNELVADLIHNYKIKENDLQGSLRREKFTISVGDELPAGIIKLAKVYVAKKRKLKVGDKMAGRHGNKGIVARIVRQEDMPFLEDGTPVDIVLNPLGVPSRMNIGQIYETVLGWAGQKLGKNYATPIFDGATLDQINEFTDEAGIPRFGHTYLYDGGTGDRFDQPATVGIIYMLKLGHMVDDKMHSRSIGPYSLITQQPLGGKAQFGGQRFGEMEVWALEAYGASATLREILTVKSDDVIGRAKTYEAIVKGEPMPEPGLPESFNVLMHELKGLGLDIRLEE, from the coding sequence ATGTTAGCAAAACAAGCTGAAAGATTAAATTTCTCTTCCATTGTCAATAGAACTGATTATCCCGATTTCTTGGATATTCAAATTAAATCCTTCCAGGATTTTTTCCAATTAGAGACAAAATCAGAAGAAAGAGGAAATGAAGGTCTGTATAATACCTTTATGGAAAACTTTCCTATTACAGATACACGAAACCAATTTGTACTTGAGTTTTTGGATTATTTTATCGATCCTCCTCGTTACTCAATTGAAGAATGTATTGAAAGAGGTCTTACCTATAGCGTTCCATTAAAGGCACGTCTAAAATTATACTGTACTGATCCTGAGCACGAAGACTTCGAAACTATCGTGCAAGATGTATATTTAGGTACGATTCCTTATATGACTCCTAGCGGTACTTTTGTTATCAATGGTGCGGAGCGTGTTGTAGTTTCTCAATTGCACAGATCGCCTGGTGTTTTCTTTAGCCAGTCCTTCCATGCAAATGGTACAAAACTATATTCTGCAAGAGTAATTCCTTTTAAGGGATCTTGGATAGAATTTGCTACCGATATCAACAGCGTTATGTACGCTTATATCGATAGAAAGAAAAAATTACCTGTAACTACGCTTTTCAGAGCTATCGGATTTGAACGTGATAAGGATATCTTGGAGATTTTCGATCTTGCTGAAGAAGTTAAGGTTTCTAAAACAGGCTTGAAAAAAGTATTAGGTAGAAAATTAGCTGCTCGTGTTCTAAACACTTGGCATGAAGATTTTGTGGATGAAGATACTGGTGAAGTTGTTTCTATCGAACGAAATGAAATCGTTTTAGATCGTGATACCACGATTGATAAAGATAATATTGAGGAGATACTAGAAGCCGGTGTTAAAACCGTTCTACTTCATAAGGAAAGTGCTCAACAAGGAGATTATGCGATAATCCATAATACACTTCAAAAGGATCCAACAAACTCCGAAAAAGAAGCCGTAGAACATATTTATCGTCAACTTCGTAACGCTGAGCCGCCAGATGAGGAAACCGCTCGTGGTATCATCGATAAATTGTTCTTTAGTGATCAACGTTATTCTCTTGGAGAAGTTGGTCGTTATAGAATGAACAAGAAATTAGGGTTAGATATCGGTATGGACAAACAAGTTCTTACCAAAGAAGATATCATAACCATTATTAAATATTTAATAGAGCTTATAAATTCTAAAGCAGAGATAGATGATATCGATCACTTGTCTAACCGTCGTGTTAGGACAGTAGGAGAACAACTGTCTTCTCAGTTTGGTGTAGGTCTTGCGCGTATGGCAAGAACAATCCGTGAGAGAATGAACGTTCGTGATAACGAAGTTTTTACTCCTATAGATTTGATTAATGCGAAGACTTTATCTTCTGTAATCAATTCGTTCTTTGGTACAAACCAGTTATCTCAATTTATGGATCAAACCAATCCATTGGCCGAGATAACACATAAGCGTCGTCTATCGGCTCTTGGACCAGGTGGACTTTCTAGAGAAAGAGCAGGTTTTGAGGTACGTGACGTTCACTACACTCACTACGGTAGACTTTGCCCAATTGAAACTCCAGAAGGACCGAATATTGGACTTATCTCTTCTCTATCTGTTTTTGCGAAAGTAAATTCAATGGGTTTCATTGAAACTCCTTATAGAAAAGTTGATAATGGTGTAGTGGATATTAAAAATATTCCAACTTACCTAAGTGCTGAAGAAGAAGAAGATGCATTAATCGCTCAAGCGACAATAAAAGTTGATGAGAAAGGTAAAATCTTAGCGGACAAAATTATTGCTCGTCAAGAAGGTGATTTCCCAGTAATTGACCCGATAAATGTTAATTATACGGATGTTGCTCCTAACCAGATTGCTTCAATTTCTGCTTCGCTTATTCCTTTCTTAGAACATGATGATGCTAACCGTGCATTGATGGGATCAAACATGATGCGTCAAGCGGTACCACTTCTTAGACCAGAAGCTCCTATTGTTGGGACTGGTCTAGAAAGACAAGTAGCGTCAGATTCTAGAGTATTGATTAATGCTGAAGGTGATGGTACAGTAGAATATGTAGATGCAAATGAAATCACTATCAAGTACGATAGATCAGAAGAAGCTGCTCTAGTAAGTTTTGAAAGCGATACTAAAACCTATCCTTTGGTTAAGTTTAGAAAAACTAACCAAGGTACATCTATTAACCTTAAGCCAATTGTTGAAAAAGGTGATAAGGTTGTAAGAGGTCAGGTTCTTTGTGAAGGTTATGCTACCCAAAATGGTGAGTTGGCTCTAGGTCGAAACATGAAGGTTGCCTTCATGCCATGGAAAGGTTATAACTTTGAGGATGCTATCGTAATTTCTGAAAAAGTTGTTAGAGATGACATTTTCACATCGATTCATATTGATGAATATTCTTTAGAGGTTAGAGATACTAAACTTGGTAATGAGGAATTAACTAATGATATACCAAACGTTTCAGAAGAGGCTACAAAAGACCTTGATGAAAATGGTATGATCAGAATTGGTGCCGAAATTAAGCCAGGTGATATTCTTATCGGTAAGATTACTCCAAAAGGAGAATCAGACCCGACTCCAGAAGAAAAATTACTTAGAGCGATATTTGGCGATAAGGCTGGTGATGTAAAAGATGCTTCGTTAAAAGCCTCTCCATCATTACACGGTGTTGTTATCGAGAAGAAATTGTTCTCGAGAGCTATAAAAGATAAACGTAAGAGAGCTAAGGATAAAGAGGATATCGAAACCTTAGAGACTATTTACGATAAAAAGTTTGATGATCTTAAAGATGTCTTGGTCGATAAGTTATTTCAACTTGTAAATGGAAAAACTGCACAAGGTATTTATAATGATCTTGGTGAGGAAATAATTCCAAAAGGTAAAAAGTATACCTTAAAAATGTTAAATGCAGTAGATGATTATGCGCATTTAACGTCAGGAACTTGGACCACCGACGACCATATGAATGAATTGGTTGCGGATCTTATCCATAATTACAAGATTAAGGAAAATGATTTACAAGGTTCACTTAGACGTGAGAAGTTTACCATCTCTGTTGGGGATGAACTTCCTGCAGGAATCATAAAACTTGCTAAAGTATATGTTGCTAAAAAACGTAAATTAAAAGTAGGGGATAAGATGGCAGGTCGTCACGGTAACAAAGGTATCGTTGCTCGTATCGTAAGACAAGAGGACATGCCTTTCTTAGAAGACGGAACTCCTGTAGATATCGTATTAAATCCACTTGGTGTACCATCTCGTATGAACATCGGGCAGATTTATGAAACTGTTCTAGGTTGGGCAGGTCAAAAGTTAGGGAAGAATTATGCGACTCCAATTTTTGATGGTGCAACCCTTGATCAAATTAACGAATTCACCGACGAAGCAGGTATCCCAAGATTTGGACATACCTACTTATATGATGGTGGGACCGGAGATAGATTTGATCAACCAGCAACAGTAGGTATCATCTATATGTTGAAACTAGGACATATGGTTGACGATAAGATGCACTCTAGATCTATCGGACCTTACTCATTGATCACTCAGCAGCCACTTGGTGGTAAAGCACAGTTCGGTGGTCAGAGATTTGGTGAGATGGAGGTTTGGGCGCTTGAGGCTTATGGAGCTTCTGCAACCTTAAGAGAAATCCTTACGGTAAAATCAGATGACGTTATTGGTAGAGCTAAGACTTACGAAGCAATCGTTAAGGGTGAGCCGATGCCAGAACCAGGACTTCCTGAATCTTTCAACGTGTTAATGCACGAATTGAAAGGATTAGGATTGGATATAAGATTAGAAGAATAA
- a CDS encoding LSU ribosomal protein L12P, whose product MADLKDFAEQLVNLTVKEVNELATILKEEYGIEPAAAAVAVAAGGAGGGEEAAEEKSEFDVILKAAGASKLAVVKLVKELTGLGLKDAKQLVDDAPSPIKEGVSKDEAEALKAQLEEAGAEVELK is encoded by the coding sequence ATGGCAGATTTAAAAGATTTCGCAGAGCAATTAGTTAACTTAACCGTTAAGGAAGTTAATGAATTAGCTACTATTTTAAAAGAAGAATATGGTATCGAGCCTGCTGCTGCTGCAGTAGCTGTTGCTGCTGGCGGTGCTGGTGGTGGTGAAGAAGCCGCTGAAGAAAAATCAGAATTCGATGTAATCCTTAAAGCAGCTGGTGCCTCTAAATTGGCAGTAGTTAAATTGGTAAAAGAACTTACTGGTTTAGGATTAAAAGATGCCAAGCAATTGGTTGACGATGCACCAAGCCCAATCAAAGAAGGTGTGTCTAAAGATGAAGCTGAAGCCCTTAAAGCTCAATTAGAAGAAGCAGGAGCTGAAGTTGAGCTTAAATAA
- a CDS encoding LSU ribosomal protein L10P, translating to MTREEKSQVIEDLTAQLENASNIYLADISGLNAVNTSNLRRACFKADVQLAVVKNTLLAKAMEASEKDFGDLTSVLKGNTSVMYSETGNGPAKVIQAFRKKSDKPLLKGAYIAESVYIGDNQLESLVNIKSKEEVVADVIALLQSPAKNVISALKSSGGKLAGILKTLSEKEG from the coding sequence ATGACAAGAGAAGAAAAATCACAAGTTATAGAAGACTTAACTGCACAATTAGAAAATGCATCTAACATTTACTTGGCCGATATATCGGGCTTAAATGCAGTTAATACATCAAACTTAAGAAGAGCTTGCTTTAAAGCAGACGTACAACTAGCAGTTGTAAAGAACACTTTATTGGCAAAAGCTATGGAAGCTTCGGAAAAAGATTTCGGGGATTTAACTTCCGTATTAAAAGGAAATACATCTGTGATGTATTCTGAAACTGGAAATGGACCAGCTAAAGTTATTCAAGCATTCCGTAAAAAATCTGATAAGCCTTTATTAAAAGGAGCTTATATCGCAGAGTCGGTTTACATTGGTGACAACCAATTAGAATCACTAGTAAACATTAAGTCTAAAGAAGAGGTAGTTGCTGATGTTATTGCATTGCTACAATCTCCTGCTAAAAACGTTATTTCTGCTCTTAAATCGAGTGGTGGTAAGCTTGCAGGCATCCTTAAGACTTTATCCGAAAAAGAAGGATAA